The sequence below is a genomic window from Streptomyces sp. NBC_00582.
TACGTCGAGAAGGTGTGCGCCCGGGCGAGGTCCCGGCGCGCCCAGAACCACGTCCCGGCGGTCAGCACCACGGCGGCCACCGTCTCCCAGGCGATGATCGCCACGTACGCGGCGTCCTGGAGCCCCTTGCTCGTCACCGCCCGCCACATCAGGTCGTCGTCCTTGAACGTGTCGTCCATCGCGAGGACATGCCGTACGAACTGCTGGTTCGTGCCGAAGTCGGTGATGTTCCCGAACGCCACGAGGGCGATGTAGAGGGCCACCGTCCCGGTGAGGAGCGTGGCCGTGAGCGGAAGGACGCGTGAGGTCTGCGTGATACGTGAGGTGGACGTGGTCATGCCGGTCCCCTACCCCGCCAAGTCCGCCGTGTCCCCTCCGAGTTGACGTACGCCAGAATGGGGCGTCCGGCGTCGGGGGACGTCCGGGGGAAGGGACGTACCGATGGCGCGGACCCAGCGGTCGATGCAGGAGCTGATCGCGCGGCGCAGACGGCAGGGCTTCGTCGGCCGGGGCGCCGAGCGCGCCGCCTTCCGGGAGAACCTGGAGCTGCCGCCGGACGACGAACGGCACCGCTTCCTGTTCCATGTGCACGGCAACGCCGGCGTCGGAAAGACCTTCCTGGTCCGCGAGTTGGAGCAGCTCGCGAGGGAGCGGGGCGCGCCGACCGCGTATCTCGACGAGGGGGTCGGCAGCGTCCCCGAGGCGATGGCCGAGCTGGCGGAGCAGTTCGCCCGGCAGGGCCACCGGTTCAAGGAGCTGGAGCGGCTGCTGGCCGCCCACCGGGAGCGGCGGCACGAGGCGGCGGCGGTCGTGGAGGCGGGGACCGAGCCGGGCGGGCCGTCCGCCGCGAGCATGGCGGCGGCCCGCGCGACCCTGGTGGGGCTCGGCCTGGTGCCGGGCGTCGGCGCCTTCGCCGGGGCCCTCGACCCGGTCCAGCTCGCCCAGGGCGCCGACCGGCTGCGGGCCGGGCTCGGCTCCCGCCTCCGCAACCAGGAGGACCTTCAGCTCCTCCTCGCACCCGAACGGGTCCTCACCCCCGTGCTGTTGCGGGAACTGGCCGAGGTCGCGGCCGAGGCCCCCTGGGTCGTTCTGGTCCTCGACACCTACGAGCGGACCGGGCCGGTCCTCGACGGCTGGCTGCACGAGATGATGACCACCGACCGCTACGGCGCCTCCCTGCCCGAGAACACGGTCGTGGTCACGGCCGGACAGCTCCCCCTCGCCCCGGCGCGCTGGGGCGGCTTCGCGGACTTCGTCGCCCAGGTCCCGCTCGGGCCGTTCACCGAGACCGAGGCGCGCGGACTGCTCGCCGGCAAGGGGGTGGTGGCGGAACCCGTCGTCGAGGAGGTGCTGCGGCTCACCGGCGGGCTGCCCCTGCTGGTGTCGACCCTGGCCGGACAGCGGCCCGCCGACCCCGACGACATCGGGGACCCCAGCGCCACCGCCGTGGAGCGGTTCCTGAAGTGGGAGCAGGACCCGTTGCGCCGGGCGGCCGCCCTGACCTGCGCGCTTCCACGGCGACTGGACGCGGAGGTGTTCCGTTCGGCCGCCGACTGCCCGCAGGAGGGCGCCGACGCGCTGTTCGGCTGGCTGCGAGGCCTGCCCTTCGTGGACGACCGGGGCGCCCAGGTGCGCTATCACGACCTGGTGCGGGAGCCGATGCTACGGCTCCAGCGGCGCCGCTCCCCGCGGAGCTGGACCGAGCGGCACGACCGCCTGGCGGAGGCGTTCCGGCACCGACGCGAGGAGGCGGCCGCCGACCTCGCCACCGACGAGGAGTGGGAGCACGAACCGTGGCGTGAACTGCGGCTGGAGGAGACGTACCACCGGCTGTGCGCCCGCCCGCGTGCCGCGCTCCCCGAAGCCCTGCGCGACGCCGTGGCGGCCTGCCGGGAGAGCGCCGTGATCGGCCGCCGCTGGGCCCGCATGATGGAGGAGGCGGGCGGCTCCGCGGACGCGCCCGCCGTGGCGGCCTGGGGCCGGGACCTGGGCGAGGCGCTCGCGGACGACACGGCCGGGGTGACGGCGGCGGTACGGCTGCTGCTGGACCGGCCGGGCCTCGACGACCGCGGGCGGGCGACGGCGTACGCGCTGTACGGCCGGGAGCTGCGCGCCGACCACCGGAACGAGGCCGCCCTGGCCGCCTACGACCGGGCGCTCGCACTCGATCCGACCCTGGTCAGGGCCCACTACGGCCGGGCGGTCACCCTCCAGATGACGCAGGACTTCACCGAAGCCCTCGCGGCCGTCGACCGGGCGGACCGGCTGGCCCCCGACACCTACTGGATCGTCGCCGAGCGCGCCGAGACCCACCGGCTGGCGGGCCGTTTCGAGGAAGCGGTCGCCGACTTCGACCGGGCCCTCGCCCTCGCCCCGGACTACGACGTCGCCCTGGCCGGCCGGGCGGTGTGCCGGCACGCCCTGGGCCGGTACGACGAGGCCCTCGCGGACTTCGACCGGGCGATCCGCCTCGACGAGGACTACCTGTGGGCGCGGGTGCGCAGGGCGCGGCTACGGCGCTTGCGGGAGGAGTGGGACGAGGCGTTCGCCGACCTGGACCGGGCGGTGGACCTGGCGCCCGACGCCGCCTGGGTGGCCTCCGAGCGCGGCGACACCTACCGGCTGGCGGGCCGTCACGAGGAGGCGGTCACCGAACTCACCCGCGCCCTCGCCCTCGAACCCGACTACGTGTCCGCGCTCGCGAGCCGGGGCGCGGCCCTCCTCGAACTGGGCCGCGCCGAGGAGGCCCTGGCCGATCTGGACCGGGCCGTCGAGCTGTACCCCGACTACATCTGGGCGCTGGTGCGCCGGGCGCAGGCGCGGCGGCGGCTGGACGACCCGGACGGCATGTTCGAGGACCTCCGACGGGTGGAGACACTGGACGGCGAGGACGGCTGGGCGGCCGCCGAACTGGGCGAGGCGTACCGGCTGGCGGACCGGCCCGAGGAGGCGGTGACCGCCCTGCGGCGCGCCGTGGAGCAGGACCCGGAGTACGACTACGCGTGGGCCTCGTTGGGGGCGGCGTACCACGCCCTGAAGGACCATGCGCAGGCCCTGCGCTGTCTGGACCGGGCCCTGGAGCTCGACCCCGACTACCGCTGGGCGCTCGCCCGCCGGGCGCGGGTGGGGATGGCCACCGGGCGTCTGGAGCAGGCGCTGGCCGACGTGGAGCGCTGTGCCGCCCTCGCCCAGGAGGCGGACTGGGCCCGCCGCAGCGCCGTGGAACTGCTGATGCACCAGGAGCGGTGGGAGGAGGCGGCCGCCCGGCTGTCCGGCCCGGACGGGGCCGCGCTGCCGGACGAGGAGGCGGACCTGCTCCGCGCCGAGCTGCACTGGCGGACCGGGGAGTGGGCGGCGGCCCGCGAGGCCGCCGAGCGGGTCCGCGCGACGGACCCGCTCAACGGCGTCTACCTGCTGGCGCTGATGGACGGCCGCACCCGGGGGGTGCGGGCGGCCGAACCCCTCTGGCGGGAGTTCGCACGACTGGTCCCGCAGGACGGCAGACTGACGGCCGGGGAACTCGGTCGGGCACGGTGCATCGCCGCCTGCGCCCTCTCCGACTGGCCCGAGGCCGACCGCCGGCTCGCCGAGGCGCTGGCCGTCGACCAGGACTGGGACGACCTGGCCGGCCTCGCCCAGGCCCTCACCGACCTCCTCGACAGTCCGGGCGCCGACACCACCCGCCTGACCCCCCGACTGGCCCGGGTCGGTGAGGCCCGGGACGCCGTACGGTCCCGTCACACGGACGTGTCGCCGCCACCCGCCTGACACCGGCGCGCCCCGGAGACCTCCACCGGCCCTGCACCACCCCTCCACCCACCACCAGCCCCTGACCCCGTTCGATTACAGTGACGGACGTCGTACGTACGGACGGTGCCCGGTGGCCTTGGGAGGACTTGGTGAGTACGACATCAGGGGCCGTCTGGGGGCGTGCCGAGCAGCAGGACTTCCGCAGCCGGGTGCGCGGCACCCTGCTGGGGTCGGCCGTCGGGGACGCGCTGGGGGCGCCCGTCGACGGGCTGGGCATCGAGGAGATCCGGCAGACGCACGGGCCGGACGGGGTCGTCGACCTCGCCCCCGCCTTCGGGCGGCGCGGCGCCGTCACCCACCACACCCAGCTCGGCCTCTTCACCGTGGACGGACTCATCCGGGCCCAGGTCCGGCGCGACACCGGTGCCTGGCATCCGCCGACCGATCTGCACCGGGCGTATCTGAGATGGGCGGCCACCCAGCGCGACTGGGGCCCCGATCTGCGCCGCAAGGACGACGGCTGGCTGGCTCGCGAGGAGTGGCTGTACGCCCGCCGGGACCCGACCCGCGCCCTCCTGATGGGGCTCGGCGACGACAGGATGGGCACGCTCGACGACCCCAAGAACCCGGCGGCCGACGGGCCCGAGCCGCTGGTCCGCTCCGCGCCCTTCGGGCTGCTCGTCGGCTGGGAGCCGCAGCTCGTCGCCCAGCTCGCCGTCGAGTGCGCGACCCAGACCCACGGCCATCCGTCGGCGTACCTCTCGGCGGGCGCGTACGCCGTCACCGTGCACGCGCTGGCCCGGGGCGAGAGCGTCGACGGCGCGGTGCAGCGGGCGCTCGCCCTGCTGGCGGCGTGGCCCGGGCACG
It includes:
- a CDS encoding DUF2165 domain-containing protein; this translates as MTTSTSRITQTSRVLPLTATLLTGTVALYIALVAFGNITDFGTNQQFVRHVLAMDDTFKDDDLMWRAVTSKGLQDAAYVAIIAWETVAAVVLTAGTWFWARRDLARAHTFSTYGLLMLMLLFGAGFIAIGGEWFAMWQSKTWNGLEAATRVFVFSGVVLLVDLLAHREARQDTA
- a CDS encoding tetratricopeptide repeat protein, whose protein sequence is MARTQRSMQELIARRRRQGFVGRGAERAAFRENLELPPDDERHRFLFHVHGNAGVGKTFLVRELEQLARERGAPTAYLDEGVGSVPEAMAELAEQFARQGHRFKELERLLAAHRERRHEAAAVVEAGTEPGGPSAASMAAARATLVGLGLVPGVGAFAGALDPVQLAQGADRLRAGLGSRLRNQEDLQLLLAPERVLTPVLLRELAEVAAEAPWVVLVLDTYERTGPVLDGWLHEMMTTDRYGASLPENTVVVTAGQLPLAPARWGGFADFVAQVPLGPFTETEARGLLAGKGVVAEPVVEEVLRLTGGLPLLVSTLAGQRPADPDDIGDPSATAVERFLKWEQDPLRRAAALTCALPRRLDAEVFRSAADCPQEGADALFGWLRGLPFVDDRGAQVRYHDLVREPMLRLQRRRSPRSWTERHDRLAEAFRHRREEAAADLATDEEWEHEPWRELRLEETYHRLCARPRAALPEALRDAVAACRESAVIGRRWARMMEEAGGSADAPAVAAWGRDLGEALADDTAGVTAAVRLLLDRPGLDDRGRATAYALYGRELRADHRNEAALAAYDRALALDPTLVRAHYGRAVTLQMTQDFTEALAAVDRADRLAPDTYWIVAERAETHRLAGRFEEAVADFDRALALAPDYDVALAGRAVCRHALGRYDEALADFDRAIRLDEDYLWARVRRARLRRLREEWDEAFADLDRAVDLAPDAAWVASERGDTYRLAGRHEEAVTELTRALALEPDYVSALASRGAALLELGRAEEALADLDRAVELYPDYIWALVRRAQARRRLDDPDGMFEDLRRVETLDGEDGWAAAELGEAYRLADRPEEAVTALRRAVEQDPEYDYAWASLGAAYHALKDHAQALRCLDRALELDPDYRWALARRARVGMATGRLEQALADVERCAALAQEADWARRSAVELLMHQERWEEAAARLSGPDGAALPDEEADLLRAELHWRTGEWAAAREAAERVRATDPLNGVYLLALMDGRTRGVRAAEPLWREFARLVPQDGRLTAGELGRARCIAACALSDWPEADRRLAEALAVDQDWDDLAGLAQALTDLLDSPGADTTRLTPRLARVGEARDAVRSRHTDVSPPPA
- a CDS encoding ADP-ribosylglycohydrolase family protein, with protein sequence MSTTSGAVWGRAEQQDFRSRVRGTLLGSAVGDALGAPVDGLGIEEIRQTHGPDGVVDLAPAFGRRGAVTHHTQLGLFTVDGLIRAQVRRDTGAWHPPTDLHRAYLRWAATQRDWGPDLRRKDDGWLAREEWLYARRDPTRALLMGLGDDRMGTLDDPKNPAADGPEPLVRSAPFGLLVGWEPQLVAQLAVECATQTHGHPSAYLSAGAYAVTVHALARGESVDGAVQRALALLAAWPGHEPVSEALQRALGAVRQGLPGPGRVEDLLGEGRAPGVLSAAVYCALVAEDVRHGLRLAVNQGGPSAPTAGLTGGLLGALHGETALPPAWLAELEGRPTILELADDFAMEMTQGPALHNPAGASPGWLARYPRGT